The Choloepus didactylus isolate mChoDid1 chromosome 7, mChoDid1.pri, whole genome shotgun sequence genome segment TAACTAATGCAGTAATGAGTCTTGAATAAGCCGTTCCACTTTTTGTTTCTCAGTGGTGGGGTATGTGATGAGACTAGTTAATTccatgggtatgaacccattgctGTACTTCCTTTGCTATGAAATGTGTTTCTTGATCAAATGCAATGCTTTGGAGCATGCCAGAACGTGGACAGGCATTCTGTGAGTACATGGAGTGTGGTACCGGCAGAAGCATTACAGACAGGAAAggcatatccatatccagaatatgtgtCTGTTCCAATGAAGATGAATTTGCCCCCTTCACAATGGAAGAGGTCCAGTGAAATTGAACTGCCACCAGGTGGCTGGCTGATCCTGCCTGGAGAATGGTGCCATCCTAGAGGCTTAGTTTTTTTGCCTTGGTTGTTACTAGATGAGGCACTCAGCAGTAGTGTTTGAGAACACTCTTGTAGCTAGGTAGGTGAGACAATGCTTAGTTTCTAATGGTAAGCTGAGGCCATGTGGTCACCTGATGTCCCATGGTTAGGTGGGACACCTACCTAAAGCCCAGAAGCAAGCAAGAAACTATTTCTCAAAAAgtgagtagttatctgcagaagagaGCATAGATTTGCTGCAAAATCCAAGAGGACCATGCTATTATTATTCTGTTGGTGCTTGCCATAGGCTTTCTACTACAGCATCTTTACTTGCCATGGACACTCAAATATCGTTGGATATGCTGGATCATAGGCCTACATGGTAGAGTAACTTGTACTGCAGCCTGAAGTTGCTGCAGAGCCTTCTCTTGCTCTGCTTGCCACTTGAAATTGACAAGCTTGCTAGtgactttgtataatttcagtcttttaaaattattgagacttgctttgtgactcaacatgtggtctgtcctggagaatgattcatgagcacttgagaaaaatgtgtaccctgctgttttggggtgcaatgttctgtaaatgtctgttaagtctagttcatttatcatactattcaagatctctgtttctttattgatcctccatgtagatgttctatccattaatggGAGGGGTGTCTTGAAATCTCcgactattattgtagaggtatctacttctccctttagtgttgtcagtgtttgcttcatgtattttgaggcactctggtttggtgcataaatatttataattatgtcttcttgatgaattgtcccttttgttattatatagtgtcctctttttctcttttagttattttacatttgaagtctaatttgtccgatattagtatacctgcccctgctcttttctggtagttgtttgcgtgaaatatctttttccagcctttgactttcagcctatttttgtccttgggtctaaagtgagtctcttgtagacagcatatagatgggttctatttctttaatccattccgccagtctgtgtcttctgaatggggagtttaatccattaacattgtaaaggcagtacttttttctaccattttattttttggattttatatgtcatatcttgttttttctctctttttacccttactgataatcttcatttctacactcttctccaaacctctctctcctgtcttttcctttctgcctatagtgctccctttaatatttattgtagagcaggtttcttgttcacaaatgctcttagtgtctgtttgtctgaaaatattttaaactcttcctcattatTGAAGGACTGCtctgccagatatagaattcttggttgccagtttttctctgtcagtatcttaaatatgtcataccactgccttctcacttccatggtttctgctgagaaatccgcacatagtcttaacgagctttccttgtatgtgattgttctggtttgctaatgcagcagcaccccacttctctggtaccaaaatctgttctggtttgctaatgctgccatttgcaaaacaccagaaatgtattggcttttatagagggggtttatttggttacaacatTGATGCCaacgtaaggcatcaacaataggacaccttcactggagaaaggctattggtgtccggaaaacctctgttagctgggaaggtacatggctggcatctgctagctcccaggttgcgtttcagaatggtgttctccaaaatgtcagcatcagcttccaatggctgtcttcaaaatgtctctctaagctgcagtagcactgagttccttctgtctgagctcttatagggctcaggtaaactaatcaagacccacgctgaatgggtggggccatacgtccatggaaataatcttatcagagttatcacccacagttgggtgggtcacatctccatgggaacaacctaatccaaagattccaacctaatcaacactaatacatctacccccacaatattgcattaaagaagatggcattttggggaacataatgcatccaaaccagcatagcgACGGTTTGCTCtcctcttgctactttcagaattctgtttttctttgacatttagcaatctgattagtaagtgtcttggagtaggtctattcagatgtattctgtttggggtatgctgtgcttcttggatctgtaattttgtcttttgtaagaattgggaaattttcagtgattatttcctccattattctttctgccccctttccctctcttctcctcttgGTATACCTGTAACaggtatattcatgcacttcatgttttcattcagttccctgagaccctgctcatatttttccattcttttccctatctgttctttggtttgTAGGATTTGGGATATCCTattctctagttcactaatcctttcttcttcctcttcaaatctgctgttatgtgtctccattgtgtttttcatgtcttctgttgtgtctttcattcctgtaagttctgccatttgttttttcaagcttttgaattCTTCTGTATGATCACCATGTGTTTTCTTTGTagccctcatctcttttgccttatttGCTTCagatcattgatttgatttaaaagatttgtttgaagatctttaattagttgtttcaactcctgtgtctcatttgaagtgttagtttcttcctttgactgggccatatcttcgtgcttcctagtgtgacttgtgaTTTTCACTGGTGTCTAGGCATCAGATTTCTTTGATTATCTTATCCTGGAGGTCGTTTTCTCTCTTCCacttagggttttattgttggttggctttgatttctatctgttctttgacattcatttcaacttattctagatctctagcatagcttctcttTAACAGATCAGAATTTCtcagctcttgttttttctgGTTCTTATCCTGcctaaatggaagtttttttgaggaggtctccccagataggatcgacctcaatcagattttcccagacaagacaggcccaggactcaggaggaggatataatctgtatcaagtttccctggatGAGATCCAgcagggtgccagtctttcctgtgaagcttcttgattctgtgattttcctatccagcccagcaggtggtgcttgtcagcctgcaatTCCCTACCAGTGTAAAGTGGtatagtgcctttaattctcagcacacCCTGCCCCTGTTAGGGACATGGTTGAGACAAAGTCTTAGGCAGAAGGCGGGCTTCAagtgtttctgttttctagcccctggggtctgaattcagAGAGTGAGAGCCACCACTTGTGCTGGTCCCTggaccccccttttcttggggaagctATGCCCATTAGGAaattatctcctttacttaactagttactttgtctctcagacataccttaactctgcccttgcctgaggcagtgctgacaactgaaaatgcctgccTCTTTCTTTAATAGACtgctaaaaagttaaaaaaaaaaaaaaaaagtccttttcagagccagtccccagccctgtGGTTTCGCCAATccagagccagagttggtaccgctctctgtgtgccccttttcttgaggcacagcccttttccagtattctgagctcagctgtctccaaaagcctctgtttttacaTCAGCCCCTCCTTCTCTCTGCCAGGGAGAGACCTCTGGATTTCTATTGAacttgctttgtatatttatctgtgcttggagcttgtattcagcagtccgaATTTGTTAATCAGATCTgcaattggaacttggttgagctttctttcccttgcccctagtagagactgcttctgtttcccacagggaagtgactccaaaacagtctgctgtgccagtgggggaggagcACCAGCCTCCATAGCTTGGGAGACTTTACTAACAGTTCTGTGCTATGATCTTGGCCCTTCCATCcgttccaggctggtgtatgatgtgtgtctacTAGTGACTTTGTAAACTTGTCAAAGTAGCAAATGCAAATGTGGTGTATGCTGCCTCAAAAATCCAAAAGGGCCTTCCAAATGTTGAGCCTCTTTTTCCATGGTAGGTtgtttgaggtacagaaatttgtCGTTCACCTTGGAAGGAATAGTTGACAAACTCCAGAACTGAACCTTAGAAACCTCACTAAGCTCTGAGGTAATAGGCTCCTAGATTTTTGTGGGGATTGTATGCCATTGTTTAGTTTGTATATGTCTAAGGCATTTAAGTGCATGCTACTCCCTTTTCATCAGATCCAATGGCCCCATATTGCTGTTTGAGTTTGAATCTCTCTTGTGGTGCCAATTCTATACCAGTCAGGATccaatcaggagacagaaaccacacaGTATTTGGACAGAGACGCTCCCATGCTGCAGGAGCTTGTTGAATGGAGCACACCAGAGCCAGGAAGGAAGGTCCCTTCCTTTTGCAATATCTCTCTAGCACCGTCTTCTCACAAAACTTAAATTGTGCCAGCCAGCAAAGGGAAAACATTTAAAGAGACCAGCTTCAGTTTTTCAGGGTTGGCACTAAAGGATAGACTGATGCTGAGAGTCTCCAAGTTGATAAGCAGCAATTTACCATTTAAAGAGATAGCATGaaccaattttcattttatttaagatGAAACTAAATAATTGGGATCTTGCTCTTACAACACAGTGTAGCATTTGATTAAATGAATATTCATTGACCCACCCCTTTCCCATGTTCTGTGTGTTACAAAGGCACAAAGAGACATACGAGTCCCTGTCTACAAGGTACTTCTATTTTGGGGTTATTAGGCTATTTCATGTGTCTCTTATAGTTCCTTTTGCCTATTTCATCTTTTCCCTTTGAATAAACCAATCTCAAAAATGTTTTCTCCTCTGTTAAAGAGTACCTCATCCCTATATGATGTATGTATTTCATATTTGTTGTACCCTGCATTTCTTTTTACCACATTCCTTGATTTTACTCACATCGTTCTCTCACTAGGCCCGGAAAATAATACACTACTGCTTTAATTGATCCCCTGAATTCTTGAAGTGTCATTAGCCCCTaaacaaagataaataatatCCTCTAGGAAACTTAGGCACCCAGTTTCTGGATTCTCAGAAGACTTAGGCTGGGATGCCTTTGGCTAAAGGAATTGTCCATTGGAGAAAGTGTATGGCTCTAAGCAGAATGTAGCTCCTTCTTTGACTTTCTTTCCTGGATAGATCTTGCTATCACTGCTATTACCACGCCAGAACCGCCTAAGAAGTGAGATCGAAGAAGCTCTGGACATGGACCTCCGCAAGCAGGAAGCAGAACATGGGGCCCTGGATGTTCCTCATCTCTCTAAGTACATTCTCAACATGATGACTTTGTTGTGTGCACCTGTTCGAGATGAAGCAGTGCAGAAACTAGAGAACATTACAGATCCTGTTCAGTTACTGAGGTGTGAAACTTGATGTACTGCTCCTGAGATCCACCTTAGCCCCTGGGCCATGAAAACCTTGGCCAGACACTAGATTATAGCCCCTGTCTTGTCTGGCTCTTTTCCACTGAAGTCCTAACACCTGTTTTTCCTCTCTGGCCTATTGGCTTTTCTATTCTAAATAAAGCCTCGCAGAGCTCTTTGGTTATCCTTATATTGATTGGGCCCCCCATGAACATGCTACCACAAAACATTAGAGTAGGTAATTCTTTTTCCCAAGGAGTTCAAACATCCCTTTTCCAGCTATTCTCTGGTCCTCACAGAGTGAGGTGATGGGAGATTATTTTTCAGCTAGAAGAACTGAGACCCAGAAAATTAAAGTATTGGCTGAATGAAaattaggtaaaataaaatagcatctcTCATAATCCCACTCCTAGAGAGAATTTTTAACATGCTGAAGTATTTCCTTCCACTGATTACCCTTTTGCAGAGACAACAAAGCAACCATAGTGGAAAGAGATCTAGTCTGGAGACTTCAAGATCCAGAGATTTAGCTGCTTCCAGTTCTGTCACTAACTCACTCTGGGCCTGGGGCCCTGGGCCACAGAATATTCTTTTGTAAATTTAGGAGGAAGGACTAAGTTAGTTTTAAGGTCCCTCCTAATTCTAAAATACAGTGATTTAATGACTTCTTGCTTGGGTTCCCTCCTTCACTAGATTTCCTTTCATAGTATACTTATTCTGTTTCCCCCTGCGACAGAGGAATCTTCCAGGTTTTGGGCCTGATGAAAATGGACATGGTAAACTACACCATCCAGAGCCTTCGGCCCCACCTGCAGGAACACTCCATCCAGTATGAACGTGCTAAATTCCAGGAACTCCTTGACAACCAGCCTAGTATGTATATAAGTTGAGAGCGGGAATGGGAAGATGTGACCCTTCTTTTATATTACACAGACTCTCTAAAATGTTAGAGAGTACTCTCCTCTTTTTAGAATAGAAAGTTTCTTCCTCAGGtaaggggagggagaaggaacaTTTATCCAAAACAGAGAgacataaaaaatatttcttcattgaGCAAGGGTATATCTTAGTCTTGAAGCCTCACAGGCTGAAGGTGCTTACATGGTCCCTCCTTGCCGTAGGCCTTCTTGATTGCACCACCAAATGGCTAACCCAAGCAGCAGCAGATCTCACCACGCCACCTCCAACTTCCCCTGACACTTCCgactcctccattgtggcctgcCCCTCTCCAAATGAGGCAGTCAACAACCCGGCACCCCTCAGCCCCACCATGGTGCTATCCCAGGGCTTCCTGAACCTCCTCCTTTGGGACCCTGAAAATGAAGAGTTCCCTGAGGTACGAATGTTAGGTGGGGGGCATTGCCTTGGTTTGTATTCAGGGACTTCAGGACCTTCCTATACTTATAGCTTGCTCTTCCCTGGCTCCCTAGACCCTGCTCATGGACAGAACCCGGCTGCAGGAACTGGAGTCCCAGTTACACCAGTTAACAGTCCTGGCCTCAGTTTTGCTGGTGGCCAGTAGTTTTTCTGGCAATGTTCTATTTGGCTCACCCCAGTTTGTGGATAAACTGAAGCGCATAACCAAAGCCCTGACAGAGGAATTTAACTCCAGGTGATCTGCATAGATCTTTCAGAGTAAAGATGATATATGATATTTTGGATATAGGCAGGTAATGAATGATTGCTTACTCTCCACCACAAATCAGAGAAAGTCCTTTTGGAACCATCCACAAGATTGTTGGTATCTTTCCGTAAGTGGTCTTGAGGCTTGTGACAAAGGAAAACGAAATTTCCTCCCAGAAAGGGTAGTGTGGGGTATAGTTTGTTACAAAATGATTCATTATCTTTTTTGCTACAAAGGAGTCATTATCTAGTTGAGTGGGTGGCAGTGGGCtaatattattttgtatattcAGGAGTTGATCAGGGTCAGCAGTACTGATTGGACATCCACTGTGTGCAGGGCATCAtaccaaagggaaaaaagaatcagaagGCCAGGATTGTAATTGCTGAGGTAGGGCTAATGACCATGGAAAATGTCCAAGAAAGTCTTTAAAAGATACGTGTATATATGCCAGTCATGAGACTAAAGAATGCTGAGTGGATCCAAGGACAGAACCAAACTCTTGTCTAGAGCTGATTTTACAGCTTATCTTGTTTTCTTGGAAGTAGAGACATGGTACCATGTATAGAGATTGGCTGGTATCTTGAGGGTAACAGTGAAGAGGTTGTACCTACCCACTGGGCCCTGCTGCAAGGCAGGGAGGATGACTGGGTTTTTCCTTGAGTGGGCCTAGCTTCTGGTATGAAGCTTCCTGGGTTCTGTCTCTGTTCCAGGACCCACCTGGTGGGTGCCAGCTAACTCTTCTTTATGGTCTAGGCCTGAGGAGGCTATGCTGACTGTGAGTGAACAGGTGTCTCAGGAAATCCATCAAAGTCTCAAGAGCATGGGCCTTGCTGCTTTGAGCAGTGACAACACAGCAT includes the following:
- the TCP11 gene encoding T-complex protein 11 homolog isoform X2, translating into MDLRKQEAEHGALDVPHLSKYILNMMTLLCAPVRDEAVQKLENITDPVQLLRGIFQVLGLMKMDMVNYTIQSLRPHLQEHSIQYERAKFQELLDNQPSLLDCTTKWLTQAAADLTTPPPTSPDTSDSSIVACPSPNEAVNNPAPLSPTMVLSQGFLNLLLWDPENEEFPETLLMDRTRLQELESQLHQLTVLASVLLVASSFSGNVLFGSPQFVDKLKRITKALTEEFNSRPEEAMLTVSEQVSQEIHQSLKSMGLAALSSDNTASLIGQLQNIAKKENCVRSVIDQRIRLFLKCCLVLGVQRSLLDLPGGLTLIEAELAELGQKFVSLTHHNQQVFGPYYTDILKTLIPPAQGLETKMESL
- the TCP11 gene encoding T-complex protein 11 homolog isoform X1, which produces MPDVKECEPLKDPGNAECGSCKPETPGHTQEDKNGPKDSSLDLMDTVNEVSKLSIAHEIVMNHDFHMEEKVLPPNSLESKVKETMHNAFWDHLKEQLSASPPDFTCALELLREIKEILLSLLLPRQNRLRSEIEEALDMDLRKQEAEHGALDVPHLSKYILNMMTLLCAPVRDEAVQKLENITDPVQLLRGIFQVLGLMKMDMVNYTIQSLRPHLQEHSIQYERAKFQELLDNQPSLLDCTTKWLTQAAADLTTPPPTSPDTSDSSIVACPSPNEAVNNPAPLSPTMVLSQGFLNLLLWDPENEEFPETLLMDRTRLQELESQLHQLTVLASVLLVASSFSGNVLFGSPQFVDKLKRITKALTEEFNSRPEEAMLTVSEQVSQEIHQSLKSMGLAALSSDNTASLIGQLQNIAKKENCVRSVIDQRIRLFLKCCLVLGVQRSLLDLPGGLTLIEAELAELGQKFVSLTHHNQQVFGPYYTDILKTLIPPAQGLETKMESL